A genomic region of Gammaproteobacteria bacterium contains the following coding sequences:
- the serS gene encoding serine--tRNA ligase, with protein MLDPQLLRNDLEETAKTLATRGYQLDVDAWKELEEQRKHYQVLQENLQNQRTVVSKSIGQAKAKGEDAQPLFDKVKQIGEELSEAKQKFEEIQQEVAKIVYYTPNLPLKDVPVGKDESENVEVRKWGEPTEFDFQPKDHVDLGVKNNWLDAENAAKLSGSRFTVLSGSIARLQRVLAQFMLDTHTQKNGYKECYVPFLVNEATMTGSGQLPKFADDAFITTDEKYLIPTAEVPLTNLYADTIIAADDLPIKLTAHTPCFRKEAGSYGKDTRGMIRQHQFEKVELVQIVHPDNSEQALEEMTACAEGILKALQIPFRTIVLCTGDMGFGSAKTYDIEVWLPGENKYREISSCSTCTDFQARRMKTRFRDNEGEKPQLVHTLNGSGLAVGRCLIAVMENYQNEDGSITIPEVLQPYFGGLKVLK; from the coding sequence ATGCTCGACCCTCAATTATTAAGAAACGACTTGGAAGAAACTGCGAAAACGCTGGCAACCAGAGGTTATCAACTGGATGTTGATGCCTGGAAAGAGCTGGAAGAACAGCGCAAACATTATCAGGTTTTACAAGAAAATCTGCAAAACCAAAGAACTGTTGTTTCCAAATCGATTGGTCAAGCAAAAGCAAAAGGGGAAGATGCACAACCACTTTTCGATAAAGTAAAACAAATTGGCGAGGAATTATCTGAAGCAAAACAGAAATTTGAAGAAATTCAGCAGGAAGTTGCAAAAATAGTTTATTACACACCGAATTTGCCACTAAAAGATGTTCCGGTTGGGAAAGATGAGTCTGAAAATGTCGAAGTCAGAAAATGGGGAGAACCGACTGAGTTTGATTTTCAACCCAAGGACCATGTGGATTTAGGAGTAAAAAATAATTGGCTGGACGCCGAAAATGCAGCGAAATTATCAGGGTCCAGATTCACAGTTTTAAGTGGTTCTATTGCTCGTTTACAGCGTGTGTTGGCACAATTTATGCTTGATACACATACGCAAAAAAATGGCTATAAGGAATGTTACGTTCCCTTTCTGGTGAATGAAGCGACTATGACCGGTAGTGGCCAATTACCAAAATTTGCTGATGACGCATTTATTACAACTGATGAGAAATACTTAATTCCAACGGCTGAAGTTCCTTTAACAAATTTATATGCTGATACAATTATTGCCGCCGATGATTTGCCAATCAAACTGACGGCACACACGCCTTGTTTTAGAAAAGAGGCAGGAAGTTATGGAAAAGACACCCGCGGCATGATTCGTCAGCACCAGTTCGAAAAAGTGGAGTTGGTTCAAATTGTTCATCCTGACAACTCTGAGCAAGCATTGGAAGAAATGACCGCTTGTGCGGAAGGAATTCTAAAAGCATTGCAGATTCCATTCAGAACCATTGTTCTCTGCACCGGAGACATGGGATTTGGTTCAGCAAAAACCTATGACATTGAGGTTTGGTTACCGGGTGAAAACAAATATCGTGAAATTTCTTCATGCTCGACTTGTACCGATTTCCAAGCACGTCGCATGAAAACAAGATTCCGCGATAATGAAGGCGAAAAACCTCAATTAGTCCACACACTGAACGGTTCCGGGCTTGCTGTTGGTCGCTGCCTTATTGCTGTTATGGAAAACTATCAGAATGAAGATGGTTCAATCACAATTCCAGAAGTTTTACAGCCATATTTTGGTGGATTGAAGGTTTTAAAATAA
- a CDS encoding bacteriohemerythrin, which produces MSDNIKNTEFEIFPWQKNFDTGIEIIDTQHKKLVDILNLLASNLANRSKAVVLNKIFDELAEYANFHFESEEKVWIEYFKDDIWYQQHEKTHEKFIQQVLNLKKQGDKLELDTVIQNVVSLLTQWLTYHILDTDKRMAFVVQELKAGKPLAEAKKIADKKMSGSMQVLINTILKMYDTLSNRTMGFLRERALRLQAEAELMQSEERWKFILEGGVEGVWDWSIPENKISQFKDSETIFDRINEFSDSKLSSSNIHPDDLIQMKQDFDDHLNGKTEFYINKHRVLRSEVCSWILSRGKIVARDHEGQPTRMIGVNQDITEHQLASLIYQKSRQGMVIVSANEIIVSVNPAFSEMSGYKDNELIGNNLIHFLTTEKDESFYYDMWKTVRSKGKWQGTIWNQRKDETKFPQEIEISNIKDKNGSANYYLLLINDVTEKIKSDKKIFYQANYDYLTGIANRYLFQQNLEQEISNSLQNNKSFALLLIDLDNFKDINDIKGHNFGDQLLKNVAKKINKSVKIKHNIARFGGDEFTVIIPETDNHSQTEKIAQEIISSLRQPFTINDEQVFITASIGIATYPNDGDDVFTILKHADQAMFKAKEQGRNRYSYFTHSMQVEATNRQQIAMELRQAIKNRELEVYYQPIVNSETGKIYKAEALLRWNHPTEGIVKPEKFIQIAEDTGLILKIGQWTFKKVCKQLKKWIPKYGENFQISINKSPKQFINRSASLKWLKRLKKNNLSGKNIAIEITEGLLLDNNEKIQKHLLMFRDAGVDISIDDFGTGYSSLSYLKKFDIDFIKIDRSFISNLENEPDNLALIEAIIVMSKKLGIKTIAEGAETQYQNNVLTKSGCNYIQGYYYSKPIPAKEFDKLVTRHNEQ; this is translated from the coding sequence GTGAGTGATAATATAAAAAATACTGAATTTGAGATTTTCCCATGGCAAAAAAACTTTGATACGGGAATTGAAATTATTGATACCCAGCATAAAAAGCTGGTGGATATTCTCAATTTGCTTGCATCAAACTTAGCCAATCGTTCAAAAGCAGTTGTTTTAAATAAAATATTTGATGAGTTGGCCGAATATGCTAATTTTCACTTCGAGAGCGAAGAAAAAGTTTGGATAGAATACTTCAAAGACGATATCTGGTATCAACAGCATGAGAAAACCCACGAGAAATTCATCCAGCAAGTACTAAATTTAAAAAAACAAGGGGATAAACTGGAGTTGGATACTGTTATCCAGAATGTTGTTTCCTTACTGACACAATGGCTCACATATCATATTCTCGATACCGATAAGCGCATGGCTTTTGTCGTTCAGGAATTAAAAGCCGGCAAACCTCTGGCAGAAGCTAAAAAAATTGCTGACAAGAAGATGAGTGGTTCCATGCAGGTTCTGATAAATACTATTTTGAAAATGTATGACACTCTTTCAAATCGAACAATGGGGTTCTTAAGAGAGCGAGCCTTGAGACTTCAAGCTGAAGCGGAACTCATGCAAAGCGAAGAACGCTGGAAGTTTATTCTCGAAGGTGGTGTTGAAGGTGTTTGGGATTGGAGCATCCCGGAAAATAAAATATCTCAATTTAAAGATAGTGAAACTATCTTTGACAGAATTAACGAGTTTTCCGATTCAAAATTGAGTTCGTCAAATATTCATCCTGATGACCTCATACAAATGAAGCAAGACTTTGATGATCATTTAAATGGTAAAACTGAGTTTTATATCAATAAACACAGAGTTTTAAGAAGTGAAGTCTGTTCATGGATTCTTTCGCGAGGAAAAATTGTAGCACGCGATCATGAAGGTCAACCTACACGAATGATTGGTGTGAATCAGGACATCACTGAACACCAACTCGCATCTCTGATTTATCAGAAAAGCCGTCAGGGAATGGTGATTGTTTCCGCAAATGAAATCATTGTCAGCGTTAATCCTGCATTTTCTGAAATGTCAGGCTATAAGGATAACGAACTTATTGGGAATAATCTAATCCATTTTTTGACAACAGAAAAGGATGAAAGTTTTTATTACGACATGTGGAAAACAGTCAGGTCAAAGGGAAAATGGCAGGGAACTATCTGGAATCAAAGAAAAGATGAAACTAAATTCCCGCAAGAGATTGAGATTTCAAATATCAAGGATAAAAATGGAAGTGCCAACTATTATCTTCTATTAATCAACGATGTCACTGAAAAAATAAAGTCTGACAAAAAAATATTCTATCAAGCAAATTATGATTATTTAACAGGGATTGCAAACCGTTATCTGTTTCAACAAAATCTGGAACAAGAGATCAGTAACTCTCTGCAAAATAACAAATCCTTTGCGCTTTTATTGATTGATCTTGATAATTTCAAAGATATTAATGACATTAAAGGCCATAACTTCGGTGATCAATTGCTCAAAAATGTCGCAAAGAAAATAAATAAATCGGTTAAAATTAAACACAACATTGCCAGATTCGGAGGTGATGAGTTTACTGTCATCATTCCTGAAACAGATAATCACAGTCAAACTGAAAAAATAGCACAGGAGATTATCAGCAGTTTGCGTCAGCCTTTTACTATTAATGATGAGCAGGTTTTCATAACAGCCAGTATTGGTATTGCTACCTATCCGAATGACGGTGACGATGTATTTACGATTTTAAAACACGCAGACCAGGCGATGTTCAAGGCAAAAGAACAGGGTCGTAACAGATACAGTTACTTCACTCACTCGATGCAGGTAGAAGCAACTAATCGCCAACAAATCGCAATGGAGTTGAGACAGGCCATAAAAAATCGTGAGCTGGAAGTCTATTATCAACCGATTGTTAACTCAGAAACCGGGAAGATATATAAAGCCGAAGCTTTACTTCGATGGAATCACCCAACTGAAGGAATTGTTAAGCCGGAGAAATTCATCCAAATTGCTGAAGATACAGGCTTGATTTTGAAAATTGGCCAATGGACGTTTAAAAAAGTCTGTAAACAATTAAAAAAATGGATTCCAAAGTATGGGGAGAATTTTCAAATTAGCATAAATAAATCCCCTAAACAATTTATCAATCGCTCTGCTTCTTTGAAATGGCTTAAAAGACTGAAAAAAAATAACCTGTCCGGTAAAAATATCGCTATTGAAATTACCGAAGGCCTATTGCTAGATAACAATGAAAAGATTCAAAAACATTTATTGATGTTCCGAGATGCCGGTGTGGATATCTCGATAGATGATTTTGGAACCGGATATTCATCCTTATCCTATCTTAAAAAATTTGATATTGATTTTATTAAAATTGATCGTTCGTTTATTAGCAATTTAGAGAATGAACCTGATAACTTGGCTCTCATTGAAGCAATCATTGTGATGTCCAAGAAATTAGGCATCAAAACCATTGCCGAAGGTGCTGAAACTCAATATCAAAATAATGTTCTCACAAAGTCAGGATGCAACTATATTCAAGGATATTACTACTCTAAACCGATACCCGCCAAAGAGTTTGATAAACTTGTAACTAGACATAATGAGCAGTAA
- a CDS encoding GGDEF domain-containing protein: MMKKLKDNNSTVRFALIVAAIFSVLFPYLLCTHTKKGMRKDLSNSLQTVLKTTEQNLLMWIKAEEAIIKSWSLNNGIISESVTKLLNSSQEHDDLVSNPLTIKLRNHFKPILESEGYKGFFIITPDYINIGSMRDANLGDESLIDKLLLERAFRGETFLTLPQESDVPLLNSAGKMVENYPTMFLVSPFKDNKGDVIAVMTFRIDPNLEFSKQLSLGKIGNTGETYAFNRNAQLLSSIGFEENLKNIGIVDKDKTSILELTIHNPGVNLVEEGSIFNAKDYNEKPLTLMAESATKGESGVNLLGYSDYRGVNVIGAWKWNSEYNFGLATEIEFEEAYSTLLSLRYAMILTGLIGLSVIVAAYFYIRYSKNNKRLSLEDGLTGIANRRMLDLTLKNEFNHSMRYKKPLSILMIDVDFFKSYNDVFGHLVGDDALRKIAGLIKDCVHRKSDLVARYGGEEFCVVLPDTSSENAHQIAEKIREKVFAEKIDRNPIQGLKWITVSIGIKTLIVDEGIDIPIVISQADAALYQAKNAGRNRTQIFEN, translated from the coding sequence ATGATGAAAAAATTAAAGGATAATAACTCAACTGTTCGATTTGCTTTGATTGTGGCAGCAATCTTTTCGGTATTGTTTCCGTATCTTTTATGCACACACACCAAAAAAGGGATGCGTAAAGATTTATCAAATAGTTTACAGACAGTTCTAAAGACAACGGAACAGAATTTGTTGATGTGGATTAAAGCAGAAGAGGCAATCATTAAAAGCTGGTCACTTAATAATGGAATAATTTCTGAAAGTGTTACAAAGTTGCTCAATTCTTCTCAAGAGCATGATGATTTGGTTTCAAATCCCTTAACCATAAAGCTTAGAAATCATTTTAAACCAATATTGGAAAGTGAAGGTTATAAAGGCTTTTTTATCATTACACCGGATTATATAAATATTGGTTCCATGCGTGATGCAAACCTCGGCGATGAAAGTCTCATTGATAAATTACTTCTCGAACGTGCTTTTAGAGGAGAAACATTTTTAACTCTTCCTCAAGAATCTGATGTTCCTTTGCTCAATTCAGCCGGGAAAATGGTGGAAAATTATCCAACTATGTTTTTAGTTTCACCATTTAAAGATAACAAAGGAGATGTGATTGCGGTGATGACATTCAGAATTGACCCTAATCTCGAATTCTCCAAACAGTTATCCCTTGGAAAGATTGGAAACACTGGGGAAACCTATGCTTTTAATAGAAACGCTCAACTACTGAGTAGTATTGGTTTTGAAGAAAACCTCAAAAATATAGGTATTGTTGATAAAGATAAAACCTCCATTCTTGAATTAACAATTCATAACCCTGGAGTTAACTTAGTGGAAGAGGGAAGTATCTTCAACGCTAAGGATTACAATGAAAAACCTTTAACCTTAATGGCTGAAAGTGCCACGAAAGGAGAGTCAGGAGTCAATCTTTTGGGTTATTCTGATTATCGTGGGGTTAATGTAATTGGAGCCTGGAAGTGGAATTCGGAATATAACTTTGGTTTAGCTACAGAAATTGAATTCGAAGAAGCATACTCAACCTTGTTAAGTTTACGATATGCAATGATATTAACCGGGCTGATTGGATTATCTGTCATCGTTGCAGCGTATTTTTATATTCGTTATAGTAAAAATAACAAAAGGCTCTCATTAGAAGATGGTCTGACTGGAATTGCCAATCGCCGAATGCTTGATTTGACACTTAAAAACGAGTTCAATCATTCGATGAGGTATAAGAAACCGTTGTCAATTTTGATGATTGATGTTGATTTTTTCAAATCTTACAATGATGTATTTGGTCACTTGGTAGGAGATGATGCACTCAGAAAAATTGCTGGTCTTATTAAAGATTGTGTTCATAGAAAAAGTGACTTGGTTGCTCGATATGGCGGTGAGGAATTCTGTGTAGTATTGCCTGACACCTCTTCAGAGAATGCCCACCAAATTGCCGAAAAGATCAGGGAAAAAGTTTTTGCAGAAAAAATTGATAGAAATCCGATACAAGGGTTAAAATGGATTACCGTGAGTATTGGAATAAAAACCCTCATTGTTGATGAAGGTATTGATATTCCGATAGTTATTTCACAAGCTGATGCAGCTTTGTATCAAGCTAAAAATGCGGGCAGAAATCGCACTCAGATTTTTGAAAATTGA
- the dnaQ gene encoding DNA polymerase III subunit epsilon has protein sequence MNGNRLIMLDTETTGINISDGNRIIEIGAVEVINRELTGNNYQQYINPMRESEPGALEVHGITTEFLSDKPLFEHIVDEFIEFVKGAELVIHNAGFDVNFINHEFALCGKNLKIQDICTITDSLEYARNKHPGARNSLDALCKRYGVSNEQRTLHGALLDSEILADVYLIMTGGQTKLNLGGATSHSDTIKGFSIDLNNLPPLKVTLASEEEEKLHQQWLDKHSDSGKKPFIYNQ, from the coding sequence ATGAACGGAAACAGGCTAATCATGCTGGATACCGAAACAACAGGCATTAACATTTCCGATGGTAATCGTATTATTGAAATAGGTGCGGTCGAAGTCATAAATCGTGAACTCACGGGAAACAACTACCAGCAATACATCAACCCTATGCGAGAGAGTGAACCAGGAGCTTTGGAGGTTCATGGAATTACAACCGAGTTTCTCAGTGACAAGCCATTATTTGAACATATTGTTGATGAGTTTATTGAGTTCGTAAAAGGTGCAGAACTAGTAATTCACAATGCCGGGTTTGATGTAAATTTTATTAATCACGAATTTGCATTATGCGGAAAAAACCTGAAAATTCAGGATATTTGCACGATTACAGATTCTCTTGAATATGCCAGAAACAAACATCCGGGCGCAAGAAACTCTCTGGATGCATTGTGTAAGCGCTATGGTGTCAGCAACGAGCAGCGTACATTACATGGAGCGTTGCTTGACTCTGAAATTCTGGCTGATGTTTATCTGATAATGACTGGTGGCCAAACCAAGCTGAATTTGGGTGGCGCGACAAGTCATTCAGATACAATTAAAGGATTTAGCATTGATTTAAACAATTTGCCACCACTAAAAGTAACTTTAGCATCCGAAGAGGAAGAAAAATTGCACCAACAATGGCTTGACAAACATTCAGACAGTGGCAAAAAACCATTTATCTACAATCAGTAG
- the rnhA gene encoding ribonuclease HI: MFTDGSCLQNPGPGGWACLLRYNKTEKMFSGGQTDTTNNQMEMTAVIKGLQALSRACDIELYTDSKYVIDGFTQWLEGWKARNWKKSDKKPVLNQELWMQLDELAQKHQINWHWVKGHSGHDENERVDQLARLEAEKIKSLGAQE; encoded by the coding sequence ATGTTTACAGACGGTTCTTGTTTACAAAATCCGGGTCCCGGAGGTTGGGCATGTTTGCTAAGATATAATAAAACCGAGAAAATGTTTAGCGGTGGTCAGACTGATACGACGAATAATCAAATGGAAATGACAGCAGTCATCAAGGGTTTGCAAGCATTAAGCAGAGCTTGCGATATTGAGCTTTATACCGACTCAAAGTATGTGATTGATGGCTTCACTCAATGGCTTGAGGGCTGGAAAGCGCGTAACTGGAAAAAGTCTGATAAAAAGCCGGTTCTTAATCAGGAACTGTGGATGCAATTGGATGAACTGGCGCAGAAACACCAAATAAACTGGCATTGGGTCAAAGGTCACAGCGGACATGATGAGAATGAAAGAGTGGATCAACTCGCTCGCTTGGAAGCAGAAAAAATAAAAAGTCTGGGGGCACAGGAATGA
- a CDS encoding enoyl-ACP reductase, with protein MGLLKGKKALIVGVASDRSIAWSIAEVFHREGAELAFTYLDDKLKKRVDKIAAQTGSEIVLPCNVASDDEINNVFSELEKHWDGLDILVHSVGFAPRELLQGDYLQNLTREGYHVAMDISSYSFAALAKAGRNMMKGREGSLLTLSYLGAVKAMNNYNVMGVAKAALEANVRYMAHSLGAEGTRVNGISAGPIKTLAASGIGNLKKMLDHVAEKSPLKRTVTQEDVANAATFLCSDWARGITGEITYVDSGYNIMGMTGIDDD; from the coding sequence ATGGGTTTACTCAAAGGTAAAAAAGCCTTAATCGTTGGCGTTGCCAGTGACCGTTCAATTGCTTGGTCGATTGCTGAGGTCTTTCACAGAGAAGGTGCTGAACTGGCTTTCACATATCTGGATGACAAATTAAAAAAACGTGTTGATAAAATTGCAGCACAAACCGGTTCGGAAATTGTACTTCCGTGTAATGTTGCCAGCGATGATGAAATCAATAATGTTTTTAGCGAACTGGAAAAGCATTGGGATGGATTGGATATTCTTGTTCATTCCGTTGGTTTTGCTCCGCGCGAGTTGTTGCAAGGTGACTATTTACAAAACCTGACTCGTGAGGGTTATCACGTTGCTATGGATATTAGTTCTTACTCTTTTGCGGCGCTTGCTAAAGCCGGTAGAAATATGATGAAAGGTCGTGAAGGCTCATTACTCACATTGAGTTATTTGGGTGCAGTCAAAGCCATGAACAACTATAATGTCATGGGTGTTGCCAAAGCAGCATTGGAAGCCAATGTGCGTTATATGGCTCACTCACTTGGAGCTGAAGGAACGCGTGTCAATGGCATCTCAGCCGGACCAATTAAAACTCTGGCAGCTTCAGGAATAGGCAACTTAAAGAAAATGCTCGATCATGTTGCAGAAAAATCACCTTTGAAACGCACCGTTACACAAGAAGATGTTGCCAATGCCGCTACATTCCTGTGTTCTGACTGGGCTCGTGGAATCACCGGCGAAATCACTTATGTGGACTCCGGTTATAACATCATGGGCATGACCGGGATTGATGATGATTGA
- the cysK gene encoding cysteine synthase A, with translation MSHIYNNILETIGKTPIVKINKLASKGVNIYAKVESFNPMGSVKDRLAIGVIEDAEKRGVLKPGQTIVEATSGNTGIALAMVCAQKGYPLVIVMAENFSVERRKMIRFLGAKVVLTPAQYKGTGMLNKAKELADKHGWWQPKQFENPANAGIHERTTAKEILSDFAEIGLDYFVSGFGTGGTLAGVSKGLKTGSPNTKIIVCEPDNSQILASGIPQPIDPSGNYEESHPNFRPHLMQGWSPDFIPKLTQNTVANNLIDGYIAVDGNHAIQCSKDLAQKEGIFVGITAGATFSAALEVAKTASEGSNILCMLPDTGERYLTTVLFDNIATEMTDDEYDISKSTDGFRFDITAAD, from the coding sequence ATGAGTCATATTTATAACAACATACTAGAAACAATCGGAAAAACACCCATTGTAAAAATTAACAAACTGGCATCAAAAGGAGTTAATATTTATGCCAAGGTAGAATCATTTAATCCTATGGGTTCTGTTAAGGACAGATTGGCAATCGGAGTGATTGAAGATGCCGAAAAACGTGGAGTATTAAAACCGGGTCAAACAATTGTTGAAGCCACCAGTGGCAATACCGGGATCGCATTAGCTATGGTTTGTGCTCAGAAAGGTTATCCGTTAGTTATTGTTATGGCTGAGAACTTCAGTGTGGAAAGACGTAAAATGATTCGTTTCTTAGGTGCAAAAGTAGTCCTCACTCCCGCACAATACAAAGGCACTGGAATGTTAAATAAAGCCAAGGAACTGGCCGATAAGCACGGTTGGTGGCAACCCAAACAGTTTGAAAATCCGGCAAATGCAGGAATTCATGAAAGAACCACTGCAAAAGAAATTCTTTCCGACTTTGCAGAAATTGGACTTGATTATTTTGTCAGCGGATTTGGCACCGGCGGAACATTAGCAGGAGTATCAAAAGGCTTAAAGACCGGAAGTCCAAATACAAAAATTATCGTGTGTGAGCCTGATAATTCTCAGATTTTAGCCAGTGGAATACCACAACCGATAGATCCTTCAGGAAACTATGAAGAAAGTCATCCGAACTTCAGGCCTCATCTTATGCAAGGTTGGTCACCGGATTTTATTCCAAAATTAACGCAAAATACCGTAGCCAACAATCTCATTGATGGTTACATTGCAGTCGATGGAAATCATGCAATCCAATGTTCAAAAGATTTAGCTCAAAAAGAAGGGATATTTGTTGGAATTACAGCAGGTGCCACCTTTTCAGCGGCTTTGGAAGTTGCCAAAACCGCTTCGGAAGGATCAAATATACTATGCATGTTGCCGGATACAGGTGAAAGATATTTAACCACAGTATTGTTTGATAATATAGCAACAGAAATGACGGATGATGAATATGATATTTCAAAATCAACGGATGGATTCAGATTTGATATTACAGCGGCTGATTGA
- a CDS encoding glutaredoxin — MFALKWCEFCGSVRKVLAKYGIDYQSIDLDSVEYQKDDRGKDLRLALRNKTTWNTFPQIFINGEFVGGGINLFDGIKNGSIQKLLDQNGIQKNDSTVDPYTQLPTWLHPRGKG; from the coding sequence ATGTTTGCGCTTAAATGGTGTGAGTTTTGCGGTTCAGTTAGAAAAGTCCTTGCAAAGTATGGGATAGACTATCAATCGATTGATTTAGATTCCGTTGAATATCAAAAGGATGATAGAGGCAAAGATTTACGTCTGGCATTAAGAAATAAAACCACCTGGAATACCTTTCCACAAATTTTTATCAACGGTGAATTTGTTGGTGGCGGCATTAATTTGTTTGATGGTATTAAAAATGGCAGTATTCAAAAATTACTAGACCAAAATGGAATACAAAAAAATGATTCGACAGTTGACCCTTATACTCAATTACCAACATGGCTGCATCCTCGGGGTAAAGGGTGA
- a CDS encoding transposase, translating to MSSFYKSGKNRHQQLIFPPSLDEYIDSDNSVRAIDDYITQLDFDKLGFQDTRKSNRSDGQKSYSPKLLMKIYLYGYLNKIRSSRMLERECKRNIELMWLTSGLTPTYHTISDFRKNNPKALRKTFRHFVLLCKNLSLIGDGLKAVDGAFLKANASKNKLLMKKTIEKDLVIIDEKIETYLKTLDSSDKEKQPSNLADKLPRDIEKLKARQQKLLDDLALLEKLKKKQHNLTDPDASLMKKACS from the coding sequence ATGTCATCATTTTATAAATCAGGAAAGAATCGTCATCAACAATTAATCTTCCCTCCCAGTCTGGATGAATATATAGACTCTGACAATAGTGTAAGAGCGATTGATGATTACATTACACAACTGGATTTTGATAAGCTAGGCTTTCAAGATACAAGGAAAAGCAACCGGTCTGACGGTCAAAAATCTTACAGTCCCAAACTATTAATGAAAATATATCTTTATGGATATTTGAATAAAATCAGAAGTAGCCGAATGTTAGAGCGAGAGTGCAAACGCAACATTGAACTCATGTGGCTTACTTCAGGATTAACACCAACTTACCATACAATATCAGACTTTAGAAAAAACAATCCCAAAGCACTAAGAAAGACATTTAGACACTTTGTTCTGTTATGTAAGAACCTGAGTTTGATTGGAGATGGTCTAAAAGCTGTTGATGGAGCATTTTTAAAAGCCAATGCCTCAAAAAACAAATTACTAATGAAGAAGACAATTGAAAAAGACTTGGTAATTATAGATGAGAAAATTGAAACCTATTTAAAAACTTTAGATAGTTCGGATAAAGAAAAGCAACCATCAAACCTGGCAGATAAATTACCCAGGGATATAGAAAAACTGAAAGCCAGACAACAAAAGCTGTTAGATGATTTAGCGCTTCTTGAGAAACTAAAAAAAAAGCAACATAACCTCACAGACCCGGATGCATCACTAATGAAAAAAGCCTGCTCATAA
- a CDS encoding transposase gives MAYNTQITVDEKFKLIVATDVSSSGNDLEQLHNMSVQSKENLEVQELDIVGDVGYFSAKEIKKCVDDNIKISIPEGNKTQGQKNKGKYTRDAFKYDSQNDCYVCPNNKSLKKTISKQTKNEKLYYKYATTNPDCNGCPLREKCLSSKASYKVIYRWEYEAVVEKHRENMALEESKEIIKKRGSIVEHPFGTIKRMLGWDHYLVRGIEKVSGENALIMFTYNFKRVLNILGIDIFRKMIRLM, from the coding sequence GTGGCTTACAATACACAAATAACAGTAGATGAAAAATTCAAATTAATAGTAGCCACTGATGTTTCCTCAAGTGGTAATGACTTAGAACAACTTCACAATATGTCAGTTCAAAGCAAAGAGAATCTTGAAGTTCAGGAATTAGACATAGTCGGTGATGTAGGATACTTTAGTGCCAAAGAGATCAAGAAGTGTGTGGATGACAACATCAAAATATCAATACCTGAAGGCAATAAAACTCAAGGTCAAAAAAACAAAGGTAAATATACAAGAGACGCCTTTAAATATGATTCACAAAATGACTGTTATGTATGTCCAAACAATAAGAGCCTCAAAAAAACAATATCGAAACAAACTAAAAATGAAAAACTATACTATAAATATGCAACGACAAACCCGGATTGTAATGGATGTCCATTACGAGAAAAATGCTTGTCATCTAAGGCGTCTTATAAAGTGATTTATAGATGGGAATATGAAGCTGTGGTTGAAAAACATAGGGAAAATATGGCCTTAGAGGAATCAAAAGAAATTATTAAGAAAAGAGGTTCCATTGTAGAGCATCCATTTGGAACAATAAAACGAATGCTCGGTTGGGATCATTATCTTGTTCGGGGCATTGAAAAGGTATCTGGTGAAAATGCATTAATCATGTTTACTTACAATTTTAAGCGAGTATTAAATATACTGGGTATTGATATATTTAGAAAAATGATAAGATTGATGTAA